The following proteins are encoded in a genomic region of Dermatophagoides farinae isolate YC_2012a chromosome 8, ASM2471394v1, whole genome shotgun sequence:
- the LOC124495496 gene encoding uncharacterized protein LOC124495496 isoform X1 yields MYKPIKYNIVHMFIIIIRYIKIIIMLPVLLSVITRALVTSDNCFGGIETFEKLAATNFESNTVPMAGVLLQQDNVALTRDCINLCRQQQRCTTFFLDYTQFRCLAYVESSRRHRDHIQTTKNSNLFEKVCLKGISRQEFDHVCGNERLWAFERVKDTFLDGFVEKELTNMVDREECAKACLIEAAFICRSAEFDEVKRICRLSKENRRTQPQAFVYVKDSQRDYIENQCAPAGPASCVYTTKMNTNVFSMDSLQFASSAEDCQLHCDREQSFNCRAYGFINNRCMLSGDDEKTIGKHPLTTMKGATYGERTCVAELCTNGIFTYEKITGHVLRSAITTPVEFPEYSSLGVTSWCRGSCDMAQLNCPAFTINYKNNRCERLDRNTQGRITDLTVSEGESFFEKICLRVPQIMSQCQDKFWAFERVLGYELAPVLYVKTLNFVQSRRDCQEYCLQEREFPCRSALYNDETTECKLSPEDRRTSPGHYYRSRNMKINYLENQCVRIHSSCPYQRTTNAYPTYTDIVETDSIASNEECEKLCNDNRYFLCRSYAYYSSNSQCFLSGDDSVSAGSSFIQHRSNIVYYERQCSKLSTFNANQSSNNGDKVHLVDTTTDEYPIPLTPLTDRIGETSTLSPGIPQLPSSSSSSLPSSLTPDLDSGNVNKEVVIINGTLGGIITTKITRFPESLLPTISPIITSSPRSMGYPGMDSPMNNDQLQSSYDSLQPENVDQMNTRFPINYSSNKKCAPNSRFLFEKVTSFEPIGGHLTLLYTDLQNPGIVTECARRCEHSSLCRAFVIDYYHQTCHGLFENSSVGLLDLRLSMGKDYFEGFCVPNFVHCDKFWPFDRIIDQAVIGARPEEVVRFVSRPECRTRCLEEKKFRCSSASYNSFTHECHLYSETRDSGSLNLQFSKGIDFMENQCVIDVKSCRYHSIERDISIVSVTKSVRGTSTFHCEQACDYEREFNCRSYTYLDNPDGSLVPGGNLCLLSADNRATSHQGSIQFRPRALYAEKDCLYQKSFRPNQEQNTLNQQHHLEPTSLIGPIINYASEPEGLTARRIDPTTPKPNIVHKTHMINQSRFNSDDLQPTVNNMVQLQHIPHRCSLDEYTFEKTFGYDLRYAQRERAPIVSRSGVVNYCKDECIRRGDRCMAFIIEYGSDKNQNCFFLSEAASENRNQLNKLMGTTYNEKICLREKTCDSIWTFERIIGYTMDETADREINSIMFRTACQDLCLLEKSFSCRSLTYDYGRRICRLYHNTRRSKPQSFQRTSDHVDYFENKCTKELSTCQYRDFKDRRSNYVDKLSIAATLVDCQRQCDSEYSFHCKSVNYNAITQDCALSSEDSLSMLNVANNDDIKTTSPIAVSEVVSAASTITEYLHGSIYSEKGNCEQVSVQCNQEDMMLTLNFDSPFMGRVYTKSNPSECFINGNGQLQLQFAIPLDSRCGTYQESTSSYVNEVIVQQHSVIMTDNDRTIRVLCSFEVSDQTITLGNIEQQQQQQKNVPIPNGIDVSTNPNGRSYKDRKSPATFVANTAAPPSIQMRILDPSGRDAQVVSLGDDLILRIELRDQNYSPYAIFARNLYARSSNGESLFLIDNNGCPIDSSIFPALQLDPIDHRSLYSKFKAFRFPSTGVVNFEVQIRFCQEYCEPVKCAQLNGHVDSFGRRRRRSVNSFQELFLHQQPSLKWHSNRINMNDGDNNKKHLNQSQENWTRINLSTNHHGLLNMDQINQSSLKPGNNWTATNEFVQRIRIGFTYPTNNYRYYRNRNNHSIGHDVGDAKKTDEFNIIDEYGNQIFTTPAMHLSGNVNINELDENIDNGNVDSPKTTTTTTIESYIVGSYSKDRTMNDMQNVNSNENENITDNINIATTTTMKMENFNPIVTNAALPLPTSNLAAEVPLSLAIMVDGNVDDDKDNDSIANAAAVTSVHDDENDDNNDNSYSSSNNEFNVHDDAIINHDDDQHSQDDEIHGQNKERENNFNLDMATNDLGHHHHRLRQQNNLKYVDMAAAAIRTTRHGHLETRNNLGAIKHDKTKATTKMKENLPLICMDYCTNTGIIIFITTLIVTIVHLTLGASVYLYITKLKQSKKFIHHHNHVNRKNLMFIRNVVGAPANYQLSNSSSIGFNHCLSPNNTLAYSRNDDCSSLNEDTLTPNAVLAVIDDHDDDHNDSSNRFNDEYTNKTNKQSEQKPLSWFGIDDHQQQQQQQHQQQQQQQNKQQNFGSIRSTFNHGNIFFSGPREQRFFGINNYQFPNHRSSDLNSSSCTTTSTSSLGSTMAK; encoded by the exons AAAGAATTCGAATCTTTTTGAAAAAGTATGCCTGAAAGGTATTTCAAGACAAGAATTTGATCATGTTTGCGGTAATGAACGTCTTTGGGCATTTGAACGTGTTAAAGATACATTTTTGGATggttttgttgaaaaagaattaacCAATATGGTTGATCGTGAAGAATGTGCAAAAGCATGTCTTATTGAAGCAGCATTCATTTGTCGTAGTGCTGAATTCGATGAAGTTAAAAGAATATGCAGATTATCCAAAGAAAATCGTCGTACACAGCCACAAGCATTTGTTTATGTTAAAGATAGCCAACgtgattatattgaaaatcaatgtgCTCCTGCAG GTCCTGCTTCTTGTGTATACACAACCAAAATGAatacaaatgttttttccatGGATTCACTTCAATTTGCATCCAGTGCTGAAGATTGTCAACTTCATTGTGATCGTgaacaatcattcaattgtcgTGCATATGGttttatcaataatcgatGTATGCttagtggtgatgatgaaaagaccATTGGTAAACATCCATTGACAACGATGAAAGGAGCCACTTATGGTGAACGAACATGTGTAGCTGAACTATGTACTAATGGTATTTTTacatatgaaaaaatcacTGGCCATGTACTTCGATCGGCTATTACTACACCGGTAGAATTTCCTGAATATAGTTCATTAGGTGTGACTAGTTGGTGTCGTGGAAGTTGTGATATGGCACAATTAAATTGTCCTGCATTCACTATTAATTACAAGAATAATAGATGTGAACGATTGGATCGTAATACACAAGGTCGCATTACTGATCTTACCGTTTCTGAGggtgaaagtttttttgaaaaaatttgtcttCGTGTACCACAAATCATGTCACAATGTCAGGATAAATTTTGGGCATTTGAAAG GGTTTTAGGCTATGAATTGGCACCAGTATTGTATGTGAAAACATTAAACTTTGTACAAAGTAGACGAGATTGTCAAGAATATTGTCTACAAGAACGTGAATTTCCATGCCGATCAgcattatataatgatgagacTACTGAATGTAAACTATCACCTGAAGATCGACGAACCAGTCCTGGACATTATTATCGTTCACGtaatatgaaaatcaattatcttgaaaatcaatgtgtccgtattcattcatcttgtCCATATCAACGAACAACGAATGCATATCCAACCTATACTGATATCGTTGAAACGGACAGTATTGCCAGTAATGaagaatgtgaaaaattatgtaatgataatagaTACTTTTTATGTCGATCATATGCATATTATTCTAGCAATAGTCAATGTTTTCTATCCGGTGATGATTCTGTTAGTGCtggttcatcattcattcaacatcgTTCAAACATTGTATATTATGAAAGACAATGTTCAAAACTTTCAACATTCAATGCAAATCAATCAtctaataatggtgataagGTCCATTTAGTCGATACGACTACTGATGAATATCCTATTCCATTGACACCATTAACTG aTCGAATAGGTGAAACATCCACATTATCTCCCGGTATACCACAactgccatcatcatcatcgtcatcattaccTTCATCATTAACACCAGATCTTGATTCTGGTAACGTTAATAAAGaagttgtcatcatcaatggaacTCTTGGTGGAATTATAACAACAAAGATAACTCGATTTCCAGAATCACTTTTGCCTACAATATCTCCTATaa TTACTTCTAGTCCCAGATCAATGGGATATCCGGGAATGGATTCtccaatgaataatgatcaactccaatcatcatatgattcaTTACAACCGGAAAAtgttgatcaaatgaatacACGATTTCCAATAAATTACTCATCCA ATAAAAAATGTGCACCAAAttcaagatttttgtttgaaaaagtCACCAGTTTTGAACCAATTGGTGGTCATCTAACATTATTGTATACAGATTTACAAAATCCTGGAATTGTAACCGAATGTGCCCGACGTTGTGAACATTCTTCATTGTGTCGAGCTTTtgttatcgattattatcatcaaaccTGTCATGGACTTTTTGAAAATAGTTCGGTTGGTTTACTTGATCTACGATTATCAATGGGAAAAGATTATTTTGAAGGATTTTGTGTTccaaattttgttcattgtgaCAAATTCTGGCCATTCGATCGTATCATAGATCAAGCGGTAATTGGTGCTCGTCCAGAGGAAGTTGTACGATTTGTTTCTCGTCCTGAATGCCGTACACGATGTTTGgaggagaaaaaatttcgatgtTCATCGGCCAGCTATAATTCATTCACGCATGAATGTCATCTTTATTCAGAAACCAGAGATTCAGGTTCATTAAATCTACAATTCAGCAAAGGAATCGATTTCATGGAAAATCAATGCGTCATAG ATGTCAAATCATGTCGTTATCATTCTATTGAACGTGATATAAGTATTGTTTCAGTGACAAAATCTGTTCGTGGTACATCAACATTCCATTGTGAACAAGCTTGTGACTATGAAAGAGAATTTAACTGCCGCTCATATACTTATTTAGATAATCCGGATGGCAGTCTTGTTCCTGGTGGCAATCTTTGTCTACTTAGTGCCGATAATCGTGCAACCAGTCATCAAGGATCTATTCAATTTAGACCACGAGCTTTATACGCTGAAAAGGATTGCCTATATCAGAAAAGTTTTCGTCCAAATCAAGAACAGAATACTTTAAACCAACAACATCACTTAGAACCAACTTCATTGATCGGACCGATTATTAATTATGCTTCTGAACCAGAAGGATTAACTGCTCGAAGAATTGATCCAACAACGCCTAAACCTAATATTGTTCATAAGACGCACATGATTAATCAAAGTAGATTCAATAGTGATGATTTACAGCCAACAGTGAATAATATGGTACAACTTCAACATATTCCACATCGTTGTTCACTTGATGAAtatacatttgaaaaaacttttggcTATGATCTAAGATATGCACAAAGAGAAAGAGCTCCGATTGTATCTCGATCTGGTGTTGTCAACTATTGCAAAGATGAATGTATACGACGTGGCGATAGATGTATGGCTTTCATAATTGAATATGGTTCAGATaagaatcaaaattgttttttcctttctGAGGCTGCTTCGGAGAATCGAAATCAATTGAACAAGCTAATGGGGACGAcgtataatgaaaaaatttgcctCAGAG AAAAGACATGCGATAGTATATGGACATTCGAAAGAATCATTGGATACACTATGGATGAAACGGCCGATCGTGAAATCAACTCAATAATGTTTCGGACAGCTTGTCAagatttgtgtttgttggaGAAAAGTTTTTCCTGTCGTTCGTTGACTTATGATTACGGGCGAAGAATTTGCCGCTTATATCATAATACAAGACGATCAAAACCGCAGTCTTTTCAAAGGACATCCGAtcatgttgattattttgaaaacaaatgtaCAAAAG AATTATCCACTTGTCAGTATAGAGATTTCAAGGATCGTCGTTCCAATTATGTggataaattatcaattgcAGCTACATTGGTTGATTGTCAACGGCAATGTGATTCCgaatattcttttcattgtaaATCAGTTAATTATAATGCAATTACACAAGATTGTGCCCTATCCAGCGAAGATTCATTGTCAATGCTTAATGTtgccaataatgatgatatcaaaACAACATCACCTATTGCCGTTTCAGAAGTTGTTTCAGCTGCATCAACAATAACCGAATACCTTCATGGAAGTATTTATAGTGAAAAAGGAAATTGTGAACAag TCAGCGTCCAATGTAACCAAGAAGACATGATGCTAACTTTGAATTTCGATAGTCCATTTATGGGTCGAGTTTATACGAAAAGTAATCCATCAGAATGTTTTATAAACGGTAATGGACAATTACAACTACAG TTTGCAATTCCTTTGGATTCTCGTTGTGGAACTTATCAAGAG AGTACCAGTAGTTATGTAAATGAAGTGATTGTTCAACAGCATTCGGTCATCATGACCGATAATGATCGAACGATTCGAGTACTTTGTTCATTTGAAGTATCCGATCAGACTATAACTCTAGGAAATATcgaacagcaacaacaacaacaaaagaatgtTCCTATACCAAACGGAATTGATGTTTC CACAAATCCCAATGGAAGAAGTTACAAGGATCGGAAATCACCGGCTACTTTTGTGGCAAATACTGCTGCTCCCCCATCAATACAAATGCGTATACTAGATCCTAGTGGACGAGATGCACAAGTAGTCAGTTTGGGAGATGATTTGATACTACGAATCGAATTAAGAGACCAAAATTATTCACCATATGCTATTTTTGCTAGAAATTTATATGCTCGTAGTTCGAATGGTGAATCgctttttttgattgacaatAATGGCTGTCCAATTGATTCGTCCATCTTTCCGGCATTACAATTGGATCCAATTGATCATCGATCGTTGTATTCGAAATTCAAAGCATTTCGGTTTCCGTCCACCGGAGTGGTAAATTTTGAAGTACAAATACGTTTCTGCCAAGAGTATTGTGAACCGGTCAAGTGTGCTCAATTGAATGGCCATGTCGATTCGTTTGGTAGACGACGTCGACGTAGCGTGAATAGTTTTCAAGAACTTTTTCTCCATCAACAACCATCACTGAAATGGCATTCTAATCGaatcaatatgaatgatggtgacaacaacaaaaaacatttgaatcagTCACAAGAGAATTGGACCagaatcaatttatcaacCAATCATCATGGACTATTGAACATGgatcaaataaatcaatcatcattgaagcCTGGCAACAACTGGACAGCAACCAATGAATTTGTACAACGTATTCGTATTGGATTCACATATCCAACCAACAATTACCGTTACTATCGTAATcgtaataatcattcaattggtcatgatgttggtgatgcgaaaaaaactgatgaattcaatattATCGATGAGTACggcaatcaaattttcactACACCAGCCATGCATCTATCAGGCAACGTCAACATTAACgaattggatgaaaatattgacaaTGGCAATGTTGATTcgccaaaaacaacaacaacaacaacaattgaatcataTATTGTTGGATCGTACAGCAAAGACCGTACAATGAATGACATGCAGAATGTCAAttctaatgaaaatgaaaatattaccgataatataaatatagccacaacgacaacgatgaaaatggaaaacttTAACCCTATCGTTACTAATGCTGCACTTCCTTTGCCAACATCAAATTTAGCAGCGGAAGTACCGTTATCATTAGCAATTATGGTGGATggcaatgttgatgatgataaagataacGATTCTATTGCTAATGCTGCAGCTGTTACATctgttcatgatgatgaaaatgatgacaacaatgacaattctTATTCGTCGTctaataatgaattcaatgtccACGATGATGCAATTattaatcatgatgatgatcaacatagTCAAGATGACGAAATCCACGGacaaaataaagaaagagaaaataatttcaatcttGATATGGCCACTAATGACcttggtcatcatcaccatcggtTACGGCAACAAAACAATCTAAAATATGTTGACATGGCTGCTGCCGCTATTCGTACGACTCGTCATGGTCATCTTGAAACACGTAATAATTTAGGTGCAATAAAACATG acaaaacaaaagcgacaacaaaaatgaaagaaaatcttCCACTAATTTGTATGGATTATTGTACGAATACAggaatcattattttcattacaacGTTGATTGTAACCATTGTACATTTAACTCTTGGTGCCAGTGTTTATCTATATATAACTAAACTAAAACAgtcgaaaaaatttatacatcaccataatcatgttaatcgaaaaaatttaatgtttATCCGTAATGTTGTTGGTGCTCCTgcaaattatcaattatcaaattcatcgTCTATCGGTTTTAATCATTGTTTATCACCAAATAATACATTAGCCTATAgtagaaatgatgattgttctaGTTTGAATGAAGATACATTAACACCAAATGCTGTATTGGctgtcattgatgatcatgatgatgatcataatgattcatCTAATcgatttaatgatgaatatacgaataaaacaaacaaacaatctgAACAAAAACCATTATCTTGGTTTGGcatcgatgatcatcaacaacaacaacaacaacaacatcagcagcagcagcagcaacagaataaacaacaaaattttggcAGTATTCGTAGTACATTTAATCAtggtaatatttttttttctggtcctCGTGAACAACGTTTTTTTGGtattaataattatcaatttcctaatcatcgatcatcagatttaaattcatcatcatgtacaacaacatcaacatcatcattgggaTCAACAAtggccaaataa